One window from the genome of Hyphomonas neptunium ATCC 15444 encodes:
- a CDS encoding DUF3558 domain-containing protein: MNALKLSLATLGLSLLVAGCGGGDARESDAPGAQPATAQGTPKVPEPEAKREWGDCDLFTREELTDAFGGHLTFGDLSGYRGRGSSCTVTVQGYEGEFILQAESRKAFENRRETYKEYVRQGSAKMEDVGVGVEGYVINNAQVIAIDAEGRAINVALQLFVFGDDLPMSPEQVSIGVQTIAQKALDRL; this comes from the coding sequence ATGAACGCCCTTAAATTGAGCCTGGCGACCCTTGGCCTCTCGCTTCTGGTCGCTGGCTGCGGTGGCGGAGATGCGCGGGAAAGCGACGCGCCCGGCGCGCAACCGGCAACGGCTCAAGGCACCCCGAAGGTGCCCGAACCGGAGGCCAAACGGGAATGGGGAGACTGCGATCTCTTCACTAGGGAGGAGCTCACCGACGCCTTCGGCGGACATCTGACCTTCGGCGACCTCTCTGGTTATCGCGGTCGCGGCAGCAGCTGCACCGTCACCGTGCAAGGCTACGAGGGCGAGTTCATCCTCCAGGCCGAAAGCCGTAAAGCCTTCGAGAACCGGCGCGAGACCTACAAGGAGTACGTTCGGCAAGGATCGGCAAAGATGGAAGACGTCGGTGTCGGCGTGGAAGGGTATGTCATCAACAATGCACAGGTGATCGCTATCGACGCCGAAGGACGCGCGATCAATGTCGCGCTGCAGCTCTTCGTGTTCGGAGATGATCTTCCGATGTCCCCCGAGCAGGTCTCTATCGGCGTCCAGACGATCGCCCAGAAGGCGCTGGACCGTCTCTAA
- a CDS encoding sigma-70 family RNA polymerase sigma factor, translated as MSRAIRKAVPDQAQRDQSCRHKLSAEAYDLLRAIASRQLRGQRPGATLNTTLVVHEAWMKLSYDENRQFVDEDHFLATASRAMRQILVDHVRRKLAEKRGAGAVHVPIEGQQVAEPDAEVQLMDVEAALVRLAQHAPELEQIVECRFFAGYTVNETARILGRPVRSVERDWSRAKTYLAAYLKSEANN; from the coding sequence ATGTCCAGAGCGATCAGAAAAGCGGTTCCGGATCAGGCCCAGCGGGACCAAAGCTGCCGGCACAAGCTGTCCGCCGAAGCCTATGACCTGCTGCGCGCCATCGCATCGCGACAACTGCGGGGGCAGAGGCCAGGCGCGACCCTGAACACCACGCTTGTTGTCCATGAAGCCTGGATGAAGCTGTCCTACGACGAAAACCGGCAGTTCGTTGACGAGGATCATTTCCTCGCCACGGCTTCAAGGGCGATGCGCCAGATCCTTGTTGATCATGTCCGCCGCAAGCTGGCGGAGAAGAGAGGCGCTGGCGCTGTTCATGTGCCGATCGAGGGGCAGCAGGTCGCTGAACCCGATGCAGAAGTCCAACTCATGGATGTAGAGGCTGCGCTGGTTCGACTGGCGCAGCACGCCCCCGAACTTGAGCAGATTGTCGAGTGCCGCTTTTTTGCGGGTTACACCGTCAACGAGACGGCCCGAATTCTTGGGCGGCCGGTTCGTTCAGTCGAACGCGACTGGTCCCGAGCGAAGACTTACCTTGCTGCCTATCTGAAGTCGGAGGCGAACAACTGA
- a CDS encoding MBL fold metallo-hydrolase, producing MCDKHQKPITASDTPGFYGIDRYGFPEAGEHPLDPAEYYPPYFWSERFQKLGYHVEELRGGFYWVTSGSYDAAFIVTEDGVIAIDAPPTLGENMLAAIEDVTDKPVTHVIYSHWHTDHIGASSVYGPNVEIVAHEITKELLERFPDPGRPLPTITFTKEYTLTVGGVTLELSYKGENHCPGNIFIYAPAQKVLTCIDIISPGSATFMHCDASQNITAWYEAQHQIMEYDFDYLVAGHHMKYGTPELVRESIEYFADILEGAQAAIDIYSRSDRLIDILLKPGLDRFWVGSENWINSMVNYATKHVLEKKTSNGKLWSERLAGVTSMTKYHAYTVMESIRLERPRPNYRLRGENAPPFLA from the coding sequence ATGTGTGACAAGCATCAGAAGCCTATCACAGCTTCAGATACACCCGGTTTCTATGGCATTGACCGTTACGGCTTTCCGGAAGCGGGAGAGCATCCGCTCGATCCGGCTGAATACTACCCGCCCTATTTCTGGAGCGAGCGCTTCCAGAAGCTCGGCTACCATGTCGAGGAGCTTCGCGGCGGCTTCTACTGGGTGACAAGCGGGAGCTATGATGCCGCATTCATTGTGACGGAAGACGGCGTGATCGCGATCGATGCGCCCCCGACGCTCGGCGAGAACATGCTCGCGGCAATTGAGGACGTTACCGACAAGCCGGTGACACATGTGATCTACAGCCACTGGCACACCGACCATATCGGCGCCTCCTCCGTATACGGACCGAACGTTGAGATTGTCGCCCACGAGATTACCAAAGAGCTGCTCGAACGTTTCCCGGATCCGGGCCGGCCGCTGCCGACGATCACCTTCACAAAAGAGTATACGCTGACAGTCGGCGGCGTGACCCTGGAGCTGTCTTACAAGGGCGAGAACCACTGCCCCGGAAACATCTTCATCTACGCGCCGGCGCAGAAAGTGCTGACCTGCATCGACATCATCAGCCCTGGCAGCGCCACCTTCATGCACTGTGACGCCTCCCAGAACATCACCGCCTGGTACGAGGCGCAGCACCAGATCATGGAGTACGATTTCGACTATCTGGTCGCCGGTCACCATATGAAATATGGCACGCCCGAGCTGGTCAGGGAATCGATCGAGTATTTCGCCGACATTCTCGAAGGCGCTCAGGCGGCAATTGATATCTACTCGCGATCCGACCGGCTGATTGATATCCTGCTGAAGCCCGGTCTGGACCGCTTCTGGGTCGGGTCCGAGAACTGGATCAACTCGATGGTCAATTACGCCACCAAGCATGTGCTCGAGAAGAAGACGAGCAATGGCAAGCTCTGGTCAGAGCGTCTGGCCGGCGTGACGAGCATGACCAAGTATCACGCCTATACTGTCATGGAGTCGATCCGCCTCGAGCGGCCGCGCCCCAACTACCGGCTGCGCGGCGAGAATGCACCGCCGTTCCTCGCCTGA
- a CDS encoding serine/threonine-protein kinase, whose translation MKHIEAIWDRLDAAFAAALDLPPESRQPWLEETLSDDPETLQAIKALLEVETESAEQFDRLEDIRDRLLAELSGTSKEASEGLQVGAVCGAWKVAGRLGDGGSSVVYEVERADGRYEQRCALKVIRSDHAGRSTDGFLRERRILSALDHPGIVRILDAGETETGAPWLVMDLVRGRNIADHCRHAGLSLNERLRLVMEVAEALQSAHSRLIIHRDIKPDNIVVSKDGRPRLLDFGVASLMNGEDNRSAPAAMTPNYASPEQRFFQEVTTASDIYQLGRVLHEVCEPCHPLRPQVQAVIDEATHQEPGARYQTAAGFAEDLRRVIAGDPPLARPETPMEMVRRLIWRHKALTGLAAVLVLSVGAWVVTLNVHARQLDEQRSLALAAADRAERGRTVLLDLFRRMDPIQTDGSASLPGGIQDIVGPVLANVREQLSDDSPLQAELLAWAASLSERAADEDQARIYLTEAIDLLDQAGSADTSIHADLIAYRGTLSIGVGDYASGEADIFKALAVARRAPVDDRFALSVIVRAALSRNGQWAEQALLFEEALSRLGAGAANSEIEVRSGLGRAYLELGRMDEGKRQVDMALVRAEAVYGSDHPRLALPLSVKGQYLRRQGDMEAAIEAGRRAYELSRAAFGAGYKSTLSHQNNLALALADAGQLDEAATLLLGLAETYARLDSDSSLRAGEAFQNLATIQMRAGRYEDALNSLERAATSLNESLPGDAPRRYFPALTSSEALLELGRFDQAKVQAEAAFNGLSATLPAGHFAIEIARCRVGIALIGQGLRDQGEPLVLRALDGLSNSAAVPQRHYTSCAEAELEGRLRTTP comes from the coding sequence ATGAAACACATCGAGGCGATTTGGGATCGACTTGATGCCGCGTTCGCCGCCGCACTCGATCTGCCGCCCGAAAGTCGCCAGCCATGGCTTGAGGAGACGCTGTCCGATGATCCCGAGACTCTGCAGGCCATAAAGGCCTTGCTAGAGGTTGAGACCGAGAGCGCCGAGCAGTTCGACCGTCTCGAGGATATCAGGGACCGTCTCCTCGCTGAACTCTCTGGAACGTCAAAGGAGGCAAGCGAGGGCCTTCAGGTTGGCGCGGTGTGCGGCGCCTGGAAAGTTGCCGGACGTTTGGGTGACGGCGGCTCGTCCGTCGTCTATGAGGTCGAAAGAGCGGACGGACGGTATGAGCAGAGATGTGCTCTCAAGGTCATCCGGTCCGATCATGCGGGACGTAGCACTGACGGATTCCTGAGAGAGCGGCGAATTCTTTCCGCGCTCGACCATCCGGGGATCGTCCGCATCCTCGATGCGGGGGAAACGGAAACCGGCGCGCCATGGCTTGTTATGGATCTCGTGAGGGGCCGCAACATCGCCGACCATTGCCGCCATGCCGGGCTCTCGCTGAACGAGCGGCTGCGGTTGGTTATGGAGGTTGCCGAGGCGCTGCAGTCCGCCCATTCGCGGCTGATCATTCACCGAGACATCAAGCCTGACAACATCGTGGTGTCGAAGGATGGAAGGCCGCGCCTGCTGGACTTTGGTGTCGCAAGCCTGATGAACGGAGAGGACAACCGTTCAGCCCCCGCGGCGATGACACCGAACTACGCCTCGCCGGAGCAGCGCTTCTTTCAGGAGGTGACAACGGCCAGCGATATCTACCAGCTTGGACGGGTGCTGCACGAGGTATGCGAACCGTGTCATCCGCTTCGCCCACAGGTTCAGGCGGTCATAGACGAGGCGACCCATCAGGAACCCGGCGCAAGATACCAGACCGCCGCTGGCTTTGCCGAGGACCTGCGCCGCGTCATTGCCGGTGATCCTCCACTTGCAAGACCCGAGACGCCTATGGAAATGGTCAGGCGCCTGATCTGGCGCCACAAAGCGCTGACCGGCCTCGCAGCTGTGCTTGTGCTCTCGGTCGGGGCTTGGGTGGTCACCCTCAATGTTCACGCCAGGCAACTTGACGAGCAGCGTTCGCTGGCACTGGCCGCAGCAGATCGGGCCGAACGAGGCCGCACGGTGCTTCTTGACCTGTTCCGGCGGATGGATCCTATCCAGACGGATGGGTCGGCGTCGCTGCCGGGCGGCATTCAGGACATCGTCGGGCCGGTTCTGGCCAATGTGCGCGAGCAGCTTTCAGATGATTCTCCGCTTCAGGCTGAACTCCTTGCTTGGGCCGCATCGCTGAGCGAGCGTGCGGCTGATGAGGATCAGGCGAGGATTTATCTGACGGAGGCGATCGACCTTCTGGATCAGGCGGGAAGTGCCGACACCAGCATCCATGCCGACCTCATTGCCTATCGCGGTACGCTTTCCATTGGCGTCGGCGACTACGCCAGCGGGGAAGCTGACATTTTCAAGGCGCTTGCCGTTGCCAGACGGGCCCCGGTCGATGACAGGTTTGCCCTCTCGGTAATTGTCAGGGCCGCTCTCTCCCGGAATGGTCAGTGGGCCGAGCAGGCGTTGCTGTTTGAAGAGGCGCTGTCCAGGCTTGGGGCGGGGGCGGCAAACTCGGAGATCGAGGTTCGTTCAGGACTTGGACGGGCTTACCTGGAGCTCGGTCGCATGGACGAAGGCAAACGACAGGTCGACATGGCGCTTGTCCGGGCAGAGGCGGTTTACGGGAGCGATCATCCGCGCCTCGCCCTGCCGCTGTCGGTCAAGGGGCAATACCTGAGACGCCAGGGCGACATGGAAGCGGCGATCGAGGCCGGTCGCCGCGCCTATGAGCTGTCGCGTGCCGCGTTCGGCGCGGGGTACAAGTCGACCCTTTCCCACCAGAACAATCTGGCGCTGGCGCTGGCGGATGCGGGGCAGCTTGATGAGGCCGCGACCCTCCTTCTGGGGTTGGCGGAAACCTATGCCAGGCTCGATAGCGACAGTTCGCTTCGCGCCGGAGAGGCCTTTCAAAACCTTGCGACCATTCAGATGCGCGCCGGGCGCTATGAAGATGCGCTCAATTCGCTGGAGCGGGCGGCGACATCGCTGAACGAGTCTCTTCCCGGCGATGCCCCGCGCCGGTATTTTCCGGCGCTTACAAGCTCTGAAGCGCTGCTCGAACTCGGGCGGTTCGATCAGGCGAAAGTGCAGGCCGAGGCCGCATTTAACGGGCTCTCTGCAACCCTTCCAGCGGGGCATTTCGCGATCGAGATTGCACGTTGCCGGGTTGGTATCGCCCTGATCGGGCAGGGCCTGCGCGATCAGGGCGAACCTCTCGTCTTGAGGGCCCTGGACGGGCTGTCGAATTCGGCAGCTGTACCACAGCGCCACTATACGTCCTGCGCCGAAGCCGAGCTGGAAGGCAGACTTCGCACAACTCCCTGA
- a CDS encoding LysR family transcriptional regulator translates to MPEPAPVDLLDVTSFVRVVETGSIANAAARLGIAKSIVSRRVSRLEAVLGAQLLTRTPKGTTPTDIGREYYARAEAGLMELESAQEVVSKLTGEVSGLLRVQVQTAFGEFVFAPLLAEFARLHPQVQFDIRFEDRQVNMTDEAYDVAIWPGPASDPMLVTRKIAGIRWAVVASPAYLDARGRPATPADLSAHDALLHGLDSGIWHLQGSDGWEHVRMNSRFRADNGHMLLTAARADLGLALVPMFMVEELLGQGELEAVLPAFPHAWPDLHIFMPPQRAGIARVRALVKFLYQKLDGEV, encoded by the coding sequence ATGCCGGAACCCGCGCCTGTTGACCTGCTGGATGTGACCTCGTTCGTTCGGGTTGTGGAAACCGGCAGTATTGCCAATGCAGCGGCACGCCTCGGCATCGCCAAGTCAATCGTAAGCCGCCGGGTCAGCCGCCTCGAGGCGGTGCTCGGCGCTCAGTTGCTGACCCGGACTCCCAAGGGCACGACGCCAACAGATATCGGCCGGGAATATTACGCCCGCGCCGAGGCGGGCCTGATGGAACTTGAGTCGGCTCAGGAGGTCGTCAGCAAGCTGACGGGCGAGGTTTCAGGGCTTCTTCGCGTCCAGGTCCAGACGGCCTTTGGCGAATTCGTGTTCGCGCCTTTGCTTGCAGAGTTTGCCCGGCTCCATCCGCAGGTTCAGTTCGATATCCGGTTCGAGGACCGTCAGGTAAACATGACCGATGAGGCCTATGATGTCGCGATCTGGCCTGGCCCCGCCTCGGACCCGATGCTTGTCACCCGGAAAATTGCCGGGATCCGGTGGGCTGTTGTCGCCAGCCCGGCCTACCTCGATGCGCGAGGGCGTCCGGCGACGCCGGCTGACCTGTCAGCCCACGACGCCCTGCTGCACGGTCTGGATTCCGGTATCTGGCACCTGCAAGGTTCAGATGGCTGGGAGCATGTGCGCATGAACTCCCGATTCCGTGCTGACAACGGCCATATGTTGCTGACCGCGGCGCGCGCGGATCTGGGCCTGGCCCTGGTCCCGATGTTTATGGTCGAGGAGCTGTTGGGGCAGGGGGAACTGGAGGCGGTCCTGCCTGCATTCCCGCACGCCTGGCCCGATCTGCACATCTTCATGCCGCCCCAGCGCGCTGGCATCGCGAGAGTGCGTGCCCTCGTGAAGTTCCTGTATCAAAAGCTGGATGGGGAGGTGTGA
- a CDS encoding NAD(P)-dependent alcohol dehydrogenase, with the protein MTKKAQAAVIERTDDPFVIQDITLDAPRPDEVIVRMVATGICATDAHVRQQSIPAPLPAILGHEGAGVVERVGSAVTHVKAGDHVVLSFHACGQCKPCLSSHAAYCDKVWEANFAGARLDGSTGIRREGPDRLHAHFFGQSSFATYALAHQRNTIKVPSDIPLEILGPLGCGMQTGAGAILKALKVPVGATVAIFGVGAVGLAAIMAARIADAMTVIAIDVNAGRLELAGELGATHVINAASNKNIAAAIRQIEPRGIEFVLDTSGRASNLDAGIAALAPMGHFGFVAFNDHSGAVVDASRLTLGQTLQGIIQGDAVPALMIPELIGLYRSGRFPFDRLITFYDFADINQAFEDVAAGRVIKAVLRFKPSAE; encoded by the coding sequence ATGACAAAAAAAGCGCAGGCTGCCGTAATCGAACGGACCGATGATCCCTTCGTTATACAAGATATCACCCTTGATGCGCCCCGGCCGGATGAAGTGATCGTCCGTATGGTGGCAACAGGTATCTGCGCAACCGACGCGCATGTGCGCCAACAATCAATTCCGGCACCGTTACCGGCAATCCTCGGTCATGAGGGTGCAGGCGTGGTGGAACGGGTCGGATCGGCTGTCACCCACGTGAAAGCCGGAGATCACGTCGTCCTGTCCTTTCACGCCTGCGGACAGTGCAAGCCATGCCTGTCCTCTCATGCGGCCTATTGTGACAAAGTCTGGGAGGCCAACTTCGCAGGCGCGAGACTGGATGGCTCCACAGGGATCCGGCGCGAGGGTCCGGACAGGCTCCATGCTCACTTCTTCGGTCAGTCCTCGTTTGCCACCTATGCGCTCGCCCACCAGCGCAACACCATCAAGGTTCCCTCCGACATTCCCCTGGAGATCCTCGGACCTCTTGGTTGCGGCATGCAGACCGGCGCGGGGGCGATCCTCAAGGCGTTGAAAGTCCCGGTCGGCGCCACGGTTGCGATCTTCGGCGTCGGCGCGGTCGGCCTTGCCGCGATCATGGCCGCCAGGATTGCAGACGCGATGACCGTCATCGCCATCGACGTGAACGCCGGGAGGCTGGAGCTGGCGGGGGAACTGGGCGCGACGCATGTCATCAATGCAGCCAGCAATAAAAACATCGCCGCTGCGATCCGGCAGATCGAGCCGCGCGGCATCGAGTTTGTGCTCGACACCAGCGGGCGGGCATCAAACCTTGATGCCGGAATTGCGGCGCTCGCGCCAATGGGCCATTTCGGGTTCGTCGCCTTCAACGACCATTCTGGGGCCGTTGTGGACGCCTCCCGCCTGACCCTCGGGCAGACACTCCAGGGCATCATCCAGGGTGACGCTGTACCGGCACTGATGATTCCCGAGCTGATTGGCCTCTATCGCAGCGGCCGTTTCCCCTTCGACCGGCTCATCACTTTTTACGATTTCGCCGACATCAACCAGGCATTCGAAGATGTCGCTGCCGGCCGCGTCATCAAGGCAGTCCTCCGCTTCAAACCTTCGGCTGAGTAA